A window from Prochlorococcus marinus CUG1435 encodes these proteins:
- the ruvA gene encoding Holliday junction branch migration protein RuvA produces MISWITGELVEFWHTNQKYFVLINCQGIGYEIQILESFFLKLKTNNTSNKKITLWIKHIKKEDTDLLFGFSSKDQKNFFIQILNIRGIGSQIGMGLLNKFSISEVINAINTQNKILIGSVPGIGKKMTERLILELKNKFKYEYNINEEKNKEECLKDNNEINKILDDVQLTLKSLNYTKKEINNILPVIIKETKIIDLINKEEENISFEHLLKLAMNYLDNDSSNIVR; encoded by the coding sequence TTGATTAGTTGGATAACTGGAGAACTGGTTGAATTTTGGCATACAAATCAGAAATATTTTGTTTTAATAAATTGCCAAGGAATTGGATACGAAATTCAAATATTAGAGTCGTTTTTTCTTAAATTAAAAACAAATAACACATCTAATAAAAAGATTACCCTTTGGATAAAACATATCAAGAAGGAAGATACCGATTTATTATTTGGATTTTCTTCTAAGGATCAAAAGAATTTCTTTATCCAAATTTTAAATATTAGAGGCATTGGATCTCAGATTGGTATGGGTTTGTTAAATAAATTTTCTATTAGCGAAGTTATCAATGCAATTAATACACAAAACAAAATTTTAATAGGTTCTGTTCCTGGAATAGGTAAAAAAATGACCGAGAGGTTAATTTTAGAATTAAAAAATAAATTTAAATATGAATATAATATTAACGAAGAGAAAAATAAAGAAGAATGCCTTAAAGACAATAATGAAATTAATAAAATTCTTGATGATGTTCAGTTAACCTTAAAATCATTAAATTATACGAAAAAAGAAATCAACAATATTTTGCCAGTAATTATTAAAGAAACAAAAATAATAGATTTGATAAATAAAGAAGAAGAAAATATTTCATTTGAACATTTATTGAAATTAGCTATGAACTATTTAGATAATGATAGTAGTAATATAGTCAGATAA
- a CDS encoding glycine zipper 2TM domain-containing protein, which yields MPVKFFYLAFLLCFSPILQVYATTPKSVTCTRTEYREEYIPGTKSNPGYVKSYEVDVEIPCGGAKAEKIKDDECTDGKIAGALIGGGVGGAISRKQGRWWAVPLGAVTGAAIGCQVDGG from the coding sequence ATTCCAGTGAAATTTTTCTATTTAGCATTTTTGTTGTGTTTTTCTCCTATTCTTCAGGTTTATGCAACAACTCCAAAATCAGTAACTTGTACCAGGACTGAATATAGAGAAGAATATATTCCTGGAACGAAATCAAATCCAGGCTATGTAAAAAGTTATGAAGTAGATGTAGAAATACCTTGTGGAGGAGCAAAAGCGGAGAAAATTAAAGATGATGAATGCACTGATGGGAAGATTGCTGGTGCATTAATTGGTGGAGGAGTAGGTGGTGCCATTTCTAGAAAACAGGGTCGTTGGTGGGCAGTTCCACTTGGTGCGGTAACTGGAGCAGCAATTGGTTGTCAGGTGGATGGTGGTTAA
- the rpsO gene encoding 30S ribosomal protein S15, translating into MSLDTAEKQKLIETHQVHATDTGSVEVQVAMLTKRISKLSDHLQGNIHDFASRQGLLKMIGKRKRLLSYIKDKNVEEYKDLIKKLEIRG; encoded by the coding sequence ATGTCACTAGATACAGCTGAGAAACAAAAGCTTATTGAAACTCATCAAGTTCATGCAACTGACACAGGTTCGGTTGAAGTTCAAGTAGCAATGCTCACAAAAAGAATTTCAAAATTAAGTGATCACCTACAAGGCAACATCCATGATTTTGCCTCAAGACAGGGATTATTAAAAATGATTGGCAAAAGGAAAAGATTACTTTCTTACATAAAAGACAAAAATGTAGAAGAATATAAAGATCTAATAAAGAAATTAGAAATCAGAGGATGA
- a CDS encoding PAM68 family protein: MKKKQSKKKKNNISEKKAFANLEKKTERITTQKQSSSGIPKYVADRMARRIFFTAGIPTILGMSVFIVSYILVTRNIAEIPPSSTIAISALFFLLGLAGLSFGILSASWDKEPGSFFGIENIPMNIQRAKAAFKPATQNFEENS, from the coding sequence ATGAAAAAAAAGCAATCAAAAAAAAAGAAAAATAATATATCTGAGAAAAAAGCTTTTGCCAATTTAGAAAAAAAAACTGAAAGAATTACCACTCAAAAGCAATCATCAAGTGGAATACCAAAATATGTAGCTGACAGAATGGCAAGAAGAATTTTTTTTACAGCAGGAATACCTACTATTTTAGGGATGTCAGTATTTATTGTTAGCTATATTTTAGTTACAAGAAATATTGCTGAAATACCGCCATCTTCAACAATTGCAATTTCAGCATTATTTTTCTTGTTAGGTCTCGCAGGATTGAGCTTTGGAATATTATCAGCTAGTTGGGATAAAGAGCCTGGATCTTTTTTCGGTATAGAAAATATTCCCATGAACATACAACGAGCAAAAGCAGCTTTTAAGCCAGCAACTCAAAATTTTGAGGAGAATAGTTGA